In a single window of the Deinococcus aetherius genome:
- a CDS encoding endonuclease domain-containing protein, which translates to MRHAYTRHLAPRARELRNNQTPAERKLWFEFLRTHPVKFRRQVPLHGYILDFYSPSLKLCIELDGRSHDGRAAVEYDAERTQQLTAAGIQVVRFRNAEVFGQFEGVCKVIEALCRGEAPF; encoded by the coding sequence ATGCGTCACGCCTACACCCGGCACCTCGCTCCCCGCGCCCGCGAACTCCGCAACAACCAGACCCCCGCCGAGCGCAAACTCTGGTTCGAGTTCCTCCGCACGCATCCGGTCAAGTTCCGGCGTCAGGTCCCGCTTCACGGCTACATCCTGGATTTCTACTCGCCTTCCCTGAAGCTGTGCATCGAACTGGATGGCCGCAGTCACGACGGTCGGGCGGCGGTGGAGTACGACGCCGAGCGGACGCAGCAACTCACGGCGGCGGGCATCCAGGTGGTGCGCTTCAGGAATGCGGAAGTGTTCGGGCAGTTCGAAGGCGTATGCAAGGTGATTGAGGCCCTCTGTCGGGGAGAAGCGCCTTTCTGA
- a CDS encoding DNA topoisomerase subunit B, with amino-acid sequence MTQSTSTPPAYDASSISILKGLEAVRKRPGMYVQGGTGVDGYHQLLTEIIDNAIDEGLGGFADEVHVIMHADGSATVTDNGRGIPVDIMKSEGRSAIEVIFTELHAGGKFGGGAYKVSGGLHGVGSSVVNALSTYLDVTVNKDGSLHHIRFERGEVTTPLEVVGKTPRDVHWATKVTFHPDPGVFHEFENKFDYDRIRRRLRELAYLTGLKIVVRDERTELHAGEIKEETFFEQGGIANFARALVMDDGKLLYDQPIVMRGTHSDVEVEVAFIHANTYSSDNILTYANMIRTRDGGTPLTGFKTAYTRILNKYAKDKNLIKAGNPVPGGDDLLEGIYCVVSVKLGDPQFESQAKVKLLNSEAQTAVNAVVGEKFAEFLEENPRVGRTIVEKAAEAARAREAARKARDIVRRSNPLENDDLPGKLADCSSQDPSESELFIVEGNSAGGSAKGGRERRFQAILPLRGKILNVEKAELNKILKNAEIRSLIGAIGAGVEGTGDNVHFDLSNLRYHKIIIMTDADMDGGHITTLLLTFFFRYMRPVVEQGHLYIAQPPLYRITVGAQTKNNKGTYLYNEEELKQHVARATKEGKKYEIQRFKGLGEMNAEQLWETTMNPEARVLKRVSIEDLMDTNRIFEDLMGTDVTPRKDFIRENARFAEISV; translated from the coding sequence ATGACGCAATCAACCAGCACCCCGCCCGCCTACGACGCCAGCTCCATCTCGATCCTCAAGGGCCTGGAGGCGGTGCGCAAACGCCCCGGCATGTACGTGCAGGGCGGCACGGGCGTGGACGGCTACCACCAGCTCCTGACCGAGATCATCGACAACGCCATCGACGAGGGCCTGGGGGGTTTTGCCGACGAGGTCCACGTCATCATGCACGCGGACGGCTCCGCCACCGTGACCGACAACGGGCGCGGCATCCCGGTGGACATCATGAAATCCGAGGGCAGAAGTGCCATCGAGGTCATCTTCACCGAGCTGCACGCGGGCGGCAAGTTCGGCGGCGGCGCGTACAAGGTGTCCGGCGGCCTGCACGGCGTGGGATCGAGCGTGGTGAACGCGCTGTCCACCTACCTCGACGTGACCGTCAACAAGGACGGCTCACTCCACCACATCCGCTTCGAGCGCGGTGAGGTCACGACCCCGCTGGAAGTCGTGGGTAAGACGCCGAGGGACGTTCACTGGGCCACCAAGGTCACCTTCCATCCCGACCCCGGCGTCTTCCACGAGTTCGAGAACAAGTTCGACTACGACCGCATCCGCCGCCGCCTGCGTGAGCTGGCGTACCTGACCGGGCTGAAGATCGTGGTGCGTGACGAGCGGACCGAGCTGCACGCGGGCGAGATCAAGGAAGAGACCTTCTTTGAACAGGGCGGCATCGCCAACTTCGCCCGCGCCCTGGTGATGGACGACGGCAAGCTGCTGTACGACCAGCCCATCGTGATGCGGGGGACGCATTCCGACGTGGAGGTCGAGGTCGCGTTCATCCACGCGAACACGTACTCCAGCGACAACATCCTTACCTACGCGAACATGATCCGCACGCGCGACGGCGGCACGCCGCTGACGGGCTTCAAGACCGCTTACACCCGCATCCTGAACAAGTACGCCAAGGACAAGAACCTGATCAAGGCGGGGAACCCGGTGCCCGGCGGCGACGACCTGCTGGAGGGCATCTACTGCGTGGTGTCGGTCAAGCTGGGTGATCCGCAGTTCGAGTCGCAGGCGAAGGTCAAGCTGCTGAACTCGGAGGCGCAGACCGCCGTGAACGCCGTCGTGGGCGAGAAGTTCGCGGAGTTTCTGGAGGAGAACCCCAGGGTGGGGCGCACCATCGTGGAGAAGGCCGCCGAGGCCGCCCGCGCCCGCGAGGCCGCGCGCAAGGCCCGCGACATCGTGCGGCGTTCTAACCCCCTGGAGAACGACGACCTGCCCGGCAAGCTCGCGGACTGCTCCAGCCAGGACCCCTCGGAGAGCGAACTCTTTATCGTGGAGGGGAACTCGGCGGGCGGCTCGGCCAAGGGTGGGCGGGAGCGGCGCTTCCAGGCGATCCTGCCCCTGCGCGGCAAGATTCTCAACGTCGAGAAGGCCGAGCTGAACAAGATCCTCAAGAACGCCGAGATTCGCTCGCTGATAGGCGCCATCGGCGCGGGCGTGGAGGGCACGGGCGACAACGTCCACTTCGACCTGTCGAACCTGCGCTACCACAAGATCATCATCATGACCGACGCCGACATGGACGGCGGGCACATCACGACGCTGCTGCTGACCTTCTTCTTCCGCTACATGCGCCCGGTCGTGGAGCAGGGGCACTTGTACATCGCGCAGCCGCCGCTGTACCGCATCACGGTGGGCGCGCAGACGAAGAACAACAAGGGCACCTACCTCTACAACGAGGAGGAGCTGAAACAGCACGTCGCCCGCGCGACCAAGGAAGGCAAGAAGTACGAGATTCAACGCTTCAAGGGCCTGGGCGAGATGAACGCCGAGCAGCTCTGGGAGACGACGATGAACCCCGAGGCGCGCGTCCTCAAGCGCGTCAGCATCGAGGACCTGATGGACACCAACCGCATCTTCGAGGACCTGATGGGGACGGACGTGACGCCCCGCAAGGACTTCATCCGGGAGAACGCGCGGTTCGCGGAGATCAGCGTGTAA
- a CDS encoding vWA domain-containing protein — protein sequence MRRVPALTFLLAGSLAHAGPSCALPTGPLPTQTRAVFILDTSGSMRGIGDGRANIFGRVKAAVKGYVRGARPDQVELVTFDTGPRPARSYTLPGDAARWNADLAALRANGRNTYLYRSVARALAPLAARERYATTVFILTDGIDNDPKAQYTAERALAAFRGRGPLDTLHYVALGTDIPAAAHTALGASGYGDGLTAPVGQVPDLTRLGGGVVTVRDPAQVPVPFPESAPLSLAVGEAGDRVSLAEGRVTGGWARLNVNGRVPLGTPALLCAETTGGQVRRVLLRLNVPPAPDLTWLNPGADRTLAPGETVTLRYRLDDGADVGGAALTLPSGLVGELVRLPGGRDLGVRLTNVGLEPERVTPVLTFAGGGGVPLAGVTGAGAATIPRRTPPSPSSPDGSRSEGSPLPRLLAGLLGLLALGGLALLLLARRRRPRSRPRRAPRPTLPPTPAPPTVEGIQYREDRTLALAHADGLVTAVSAPLGGPFDLGQVARVPHLSGLRLEQAQGGLSVLRVPADLEVSQGARLLEAGDVIRPGALLGVAVARPARSPWPPLGTLVGLGLPLRLRADGVTLHVVGPYGDHALTLPTGVTDLGEAFGAPVLGGLKLTPSGSHLLLADVPASLTVRRVADGTPLRPGTYLPPEVHLDLPGEG from the coding sequence ATGCGCCGCGTTCCCGCCCTCACGTTCCTCCTCGCGGGCAGCCTCGCCCACGCCGGGCCGAGCTGCGCCCTCCCCACCGGGCCGCTGCCGACCCAGACCCGCGCCGTGTTCATCCTCGACACGAGCGGCAGCATGCGCGGCATCGGGGACGGGCGGGCGAACATCTTCGGGCGGGTGAAGGCGGCGGTGAAGGGCTACGTGCGCGGGGCGAGGCCGGATCAGGTCGAACTCGTCACCTTCGACACCGGGCCGCGTCCGGCGCGGAGCTACACGCTGCCGGGGGACGCCGCCCGCTGGAACGCCGACCTCGCCGCCCTGCGCGCGAACGGGCGGAACACGTACCTCTACCGCAGCGTGGCCCGGGCGCTCGCGCCGCTGGCCGCCCGCGAGCGGTACGCGACGACCGTCTTCATCCTGACGGACGGCATCGACAACGACCCGAAGGCTCAGTACACCGCCGAGCGCGCCCTCGCCGCCTTCCGGGGACGCGGCCCTCTCGACACGCTGCATTACGTGGCGCTGGGCACCGACATTCCCGCCGCCGCCCACACGGCGCTGGGGGCGAGCGGGTACGGGGACGGCCTGACCGCTCCCGTGGGGCAGGTGCCGGACCTGACCCGGCTGGGCGGGGGCGTGGTGACCGTCCGCGACCCGGCGCAGGTGCCCGTCCCCTTTCCCGAGAGCGCACCCCTGAGCCTCGCCGTGGGGGAGGCCGGAGACCGGGTGAGCCTGGCGGAGGGCCGGGTGACAGGTGGTTGGGCACGGCTGAATGTCAATGGCCGTGTTCCTCTCGGCACACCCGCCTTGCTGTGTGCGGAAACCACGGGGGGACAGGTGCGCCGCGTCCTCCTGCGCCTGAACGTGCCTCCCGCTCCCGACCTGACGTGGCTCAACCCCGGGGCCGACCGCACACTCGCGCCTGGCGAGACGGTCACGCTGCGGTACCGGCTGGACGACGGGGCGGACGTGGGAGGCGCGGCCCTCACCCTCCCTTCGGGCCTGGTGGGTGAACTCGTGCGCCTCCCGGGTGGACGAGACCTCGGCGTGCGGCTGACGAACGTGGGGCTGGAGCCGGAGCGGGTCACGCCGGTTCTGACCTTCGCGGGTGGGGGCGGCGTTCCGCTGGCGGGCGTGACGGGGGCCGGGGCGGCAACCATCCCCAGGCGCACGCCTCCCAGCCCGTCCTCTCCAGACGGCTCCCGTTCGGAAGGCTCCCCGCTGCCGCGTCTCCTCGCGGGCCTGCTCGGACTGCTCGCGCTCGGCGGGCTTGCGCTGCTCCTCCTCGCCCGGCGGCGCCGTCCCCGTTCCCGCCCGCGCCGCGCTCCCCGGCCCACCCTGCCGCCCACCCCAGCCCCGCCGACGGTCGAGGGCATCCAGTACCGCGAGGACCGCACGCTCGCCCTCGCCCACGCGGACGGTCTGGTGACCGCCGTGTCGGCCCCGCTCGGCGGCCCCTTCGACCTCGGGCAGGTGGCGCGGGTGCCGCACCTCAGCGGGCTGCGGCTGGAACAGGCTCAGGGCGGCCTGAGCGTGCTTCGCGTGCCCGCCGACCTGGAGGTCAGCCAGGGGGCGCGGCTCTTGGAGGCGGGCGACGTGATCCGACCCGGCGCCCTGCTCGGGGTCGCGGTTGCCCGACCTGCCCGTTCTCCCTGGCCGCCCCTCGGCACCCTCGTGGGGCTGGGGCTGCCGCTGCGGCTGCGCGCGGACGGGGTGACCCTGCACGTCGTCGGGCCGTACGGGGACCACGCGCTCACCCTGCCGACCGGCGTCACGGACCTGGGGGAGGCGTTCGGGGCGCCCGTCCTGGGCGGGCTCAAGCTCACCCCCAGCGGTTCGCACCTCCTGCTCGCCGACGTGCCCGCGTCCCTCACCGTGCGGCGGGTGGCGGATGGAACGCCTTTGCGCCCCGGCACCTACCTGCCTCCTGAAGTGCACCTCGACCTGCCCGGCGAGGGGTGA
- a CDS encoding cyclase family protein, whose protein sequence is MIDISRQLVSGHPTWPGDPPFRVEPMMQIAGGDSVNTAEIHASTHTGTHVDAPWHYDDSGLRLEELGLDPYVGRCLVVTARGPLVGLEVLGSLPQDLPLRLLLHTGQPAHWEAFPEDFAAIDPALIHELYRRGVQLIGTDSPSVDPLTSKTLDAHAACRETGILIVEGLNLSHVPDGEYDLMCLPLPLARVDGAPARAVLFPARSLPEPPPVGA, encoded by the coding sequence ATGATCGACATCTCCAGGCAACTCGTCAGCGGGCACCCCACCTGGCCGGGCGACCCCCCCTTCCGGGTCGAGCCGATGATGCAAATCGCGGGCGGGGACAGCGTGAACACCGCCGAAATCCACGCGAGCACCCACACCGGCACCCATGTGGACGCTCCCTGGCACTACGACGACTCGGGGCTGCGGCTGGAGGAACTCGGCCTCGACCCGTACGTGGGCCGCTGCCTGGTGGTCACGGCGCGGGGTCCCCTGGTCGGCCTGGAGGTGCTGGGCAGCCTGCCACAGGACCTCCCGCTCCGGCTGCTCCTCCACACCGGCCAGCCCGCCCACTGGGAGGCTTTTCCGGAGGACTTCGCCGCCATCGACCCCGCCCTGATCCACGAGCTGTACCGCCGTGGCGTGCAACTCATCGGCACGGACAGCCCCAGCGTGGACCCCCTGACGAGCAAGACGCTGGACGCCCACGCCGCCTGCCGCGAGACGGGCATCCTGATCGTGGAGGGCCTGAACCTCAGCCACGTGCCCGACGGCGAGTACGACCTGATGTGCCTGCCGCTGCCACTGGCCCGGGTGGACGGCGCCCCCGCCCGCGCGGTGCTCTTTCCCGCCCGCTCCCTGCCCGAGCCCCCGCCCGTCGGCGCCTGA
- a CDS encoding acyl-CoA thioesterase has product MKLRIPDADVLWDALPHARRHEMEVVVGPGDLDDLNHVNNTVYLAWCEGVARAHALRLGMGTDALIALGAVPVARQHTIVYHRPAYLGDRVRVRTALTVTAGVRSVRAYAIDRLTEDGQEETRLAECETEWVWVDPGSGRPKRTPTEVVRAFGF; this is encoded by the coding sequence TTGAAGCTCCGGATTCCCGACGCGGACGTGCTGTGGGACGCGCTCCCGCACGCCCGGCGGCACGAGATGGAGGTCGTGGTGGGCCCCGGGGACCTCGACGACCTGAACCACGTCAACAACACGGTCTACCTGGCGTGGTGCGAGGGGGTGGCCCGCGCCCACGCCCTGCGGCTGGGCATGGGCACAGACGCCCTGATCGCCCTGGGGGCCGTGCCCGTCGCCCGGCAGCACACCATCGTCTACCACCGCCCGGCCTACCTCGGGGACCGGGTGCGCGTCCGCACGGCGCTCACGGTGACGGCGGGGGTGCGAAGCGTGCGTGCCTACGCCATCGACCGCCTCACGGAGGACGGGCAGGAGGAGACCCGCCTTGCCGAGTGCGAGACCGAGTGGGTGTGGGTGGACCCGGGCAGCGGGCGCCCCAAGCGCACCCCGACGGAGGTCGTGCGGGCCTTCGGGTTCTAG
- a CDS encoding 4a-hydroxytetrahydrobiopterin dehydratase, which translates to MSYHPYDPRMAYDPGRKLTDGDVQDLKPEGWWGDDGKLYRDFTFDTYGAGVDFVVRVAALAEAQGHHPDIRLSYRRVRVSYFTYDAGGVTSLDIEGARAVNDLLAEAGQP; encoded by the coding sequence ATGAGTTACCACCCCTACGACCCGCGCATGGCGTACGACCCAGGCCGCAAGCTCACCGACGGCGACGTGCAGGACCTCAAACCCGAGGGCTGGTGGGGCGACGACGGCAAGCTCTACCGCGACTTCACCTTCGACACCTACGGGGCGGGGGTGGACTTCGTGGTGCGTGTGGCCGCACTCGCCGAAGCGCAGGGCCACCACCCCGACATCCGGCTCTCCTACCGGCGGGTGCGGGTCAGCTACTTCACCTACGACGCGGGCGGCGTGACGAGCCTCGACATCGAGGGGGCGCGGGCGGTCAACGACCTGCTGGCGGAGGCGGGCCAGCCTTGA
- a CDS encoding MHYT domain-containing protein, whose amino-acid sequence MVSTPSTYQPELVALSIIVACLAGYATLSLATGGLGGGPRRSWTWLGGSALILGVGIWAMHFIGMLALKAPVPMSYALPTTLLSWLTAVLAAALALLIINRERVGWGELLSGGGLLGLSITGMHYVGMSALRFDGHLRYDPVGVALSVLVAVSAATVALWLGLRVRVTPPAEQERWRLGGALVLGLAVATMHYTAMHAARFHLDDLSAAGHAHGAVSGVGLARGVALVAVTLLGAAVWALLMNERVASHVARSSELQRLNSELERRVAERTEALEDAHAELLAYAVSISHDLAEPTRRAAGVTSLLERALADGRDARVQRYLSLLRQEMDSVNTHVAQLKQLPFFRGTPARVERVSLNVLVTQVRSDLEPRLKGRRVQWVMGDLPWVRGDTMLLRLAFTEVLAATLDAAGGASRPRLEVRAERQGDEVVVLIGHHADSEGAQGQPAPSSSSRAGERIGLGSARRILRQHGGSLELEGDVTLLRLPADADVKAGRVDGEGVVYQPV is encoded by the coding sequence ATGGTCTCCACTCCCTCCACGTACCAACCCGAACTCGTCGCCCTGTCGATCATCGTCGCCTGCCTGGCCGGGTACGCGACCCTGAGCCTGGCGACGGGTGGTCTCGGCGGGGGGCCCAGACGCTCGTGGACGTGGCTGGGCGGCAGCGCCCTGATCCTGGGGGTGGGCATCTGGGCCATGCACTTCATCGGCATGCTGGCCCTGAAGGCTCCCGTCCCGATGTCCTACGCCCTGCCCACCACCCTGTTGTCCTGGCTGACGGCCGTGCTCGCCGCCGCGCTGGCCCTCCTGATCATCAACCGGGAGCGGGTGGGGTGGGGGGAACTGCTGAGTGGGGGTGGGCTGCTCGGCCTGAGCATCACCGGCATGCACTACGTGGGGATGTCGGCCCTGCGCTTCGACGGGCATCTGCGGTACGACCCCGTCGGCGTGGCGCTCTCGGTCCTCGTTGCCGTGAGTGCCGCCACCGTGGCCCTCTGGCTCGGCCTGCGCGTTCGTGTCACGCCCCCCGCCGAGCAGGAGCGCTGGCGATTGGGGGGAGCCTTGGTGCTGGGCCTCGCGGTTGCCACCATGCACTACACCGCCATGCACGCCGCCCGGTTCCACCTGGATGACCTGTCCGCCGCCGGACACGCCCACGGCGCCGTCTCCGGCGTGGGGCTGGCGCGGGGCGTCGCGCTGGTCGCCGTCACCCTGCTCGGCGCGGCGGTCTGGGCCCTCCTGATGAACGAGCGGGTGGCCTCGCACGTCGCCCGGTCGTCGGAGCTGCAACGCCTGAACAGCGAACTCGAACGCCGCGTCGCCGAGCGGACGGAGGCCCTGGAGGACGCGCACGCCGAGTTGCTGGCGTACGCCGTGTCGATCTCCCACGACCTCGCCGAACCCACCCGCCGCGCCGCCGGGGTGACCTCCCTGCTGGAACGGGCCCTGGCAGACGGGAGGGACGCCCGGGTCCAGCGGTACCTGTCCCTGCTGCGGCAGGAGATGGACAGCGTCAACACCCACGTCGCCCAGCTCAAGCAACTCCCGTTCTTCCGGGGAACGCCCGCCAGGGTCGAGCGGGTCTCGCTAAACGTATTGGTCACGCAGGTGCGCAGCGACCTCGAACCCCGGCTCAAGGGACGGCGCGTGCAGTGGGTGATGGGTGACCTGCCGTGGGTGCGGGGCGACACGATGTTGCTCCGGCTGGCCTTCACGGAAGTGCTCGCCGCCACCCTCGACGCGGCGGGCGGGGCATCCCGGCCGCGCCTGGAAGTCCGGGCCGAGCGGCAGGGAGACGAGGTCGTGGTGTTGATCGGGCACCACGCGGACAGCGAGGGGGCGCAGGGTCAACCCGCCCCGTCATCGTCCTCGCGCGCGGGGGAGCGGATCGGACTGGGGAGTGCCCGGCGGATCCTCCGTCAGCATGGTGGCAGCCTGGAGCTGGAGGGCGACGTGACGCTGCTGCGCCTGCCCGCCGACGCCGACGTGAAGGCCGGGCGGGTGGACGGCGAGGGGGTCGTGTACCAGCCCGTGTGA
- the mutS gene encoding DNA mismatch repair protein MutS gives MPVGVPQNVLKGTGSGVLPPMLEQYVALRDKHPDFLLLFQVGDFYETFGEDAERAARLLRIALTHKSSRDFSTPMAGVPVRALDHNVERLLAAGVRVAVADQIEEPGSGLVDRKVTQLLTPGTVTEERHLTADENYLAAVATGDGYALALLDVSTGEFRCAAFHTRTALYDELARHRAREVLLAPELSGNPALLADFQTRFPVMLSPANFDEEATRAELKETLGEVPGSLTSAALVRACGAVLAYARVTQQGRLEMVRRVVRFEPGAHMRLPDAAVRALEVFQAQAPQGMTLMDVLSETRTAGGRRRLRAWLRAPLLDELSIRARLDAVEALTRAADLRGALRALLYRAHDLERLAARVSTQRATPREVASLARTLDLLPEASRLLEAQDGLLGAVRARLGALPDVVTLIRAALVDDPPIRIGDGGLIRDGFHAELDGLRSEALGHRAWLAELETSERARTGIGSLKVGFNNVFGYYLEVSGPNLGKVPADYRQIATLKDRARFTRPDLREREREIARLETSAQRLEVEVFTDLRAGLAAHADALAEAAGAVAELDVIAALAELAVERGWVRPQTVTDGARLVQARHPVVERATGGRFVPNDAELNDTRHTLLLTGPNMAGKSTYLRTVALCALLHQVGSFVPADHAELPVYDAIHTRIGASDDLAGGRSTFMVEMSELAAILHGATHRSLVILDEVGRGTSTLDGLAIAQAALEHLHATRAHTLFATHYFELTRLESEHPGLVNLHVAAEEDAGGLTFYHQVIPGAARQSYGVEVARLAGLPAPVTTRAARLLTALNAGGDDRKLTRELATLDLSRLTPMAALEILHTWQREAQRVAEGEEKEVRSL, from the coding sequence ATGCCGGTGGGTGTGCCGCAGAACGTGTTGAAGGGGACGGGATCGGGGGTGCTGCCGCCGATGCTCGAACAGTATGTGGCGCTGCGGGACAAGCACCCCGACTTCCTGCTGCTGTTTCAGGTCGGCGACTTCTACGAGACCTTCGGTGAGGACGCCGAACGCGCCGCCCGGCTGCTGCGCATCGCGCTGACGCACAAGAGCAGCAGGGACTTCTCGACCCCGATGGCGGGCGTGCCGGTGCGCGCCCTCGACCACAACGTCGAGCGGCTCCTTGCGGCGGGCGTGCGGGTGGCCGTCGCCGACCAGATCGAGGAGCCGGGCTCGGGGCTGGTGGACCGCAAGGTCACCCAACTCCTGACGCCCGGCACCGTGACGGAAGAGCGGCACCTCACCGCCGACGAGAACTACCTCGCGGCGGTGGCGACGGGGGACGGCTACGCGCTGGCGCTCCTCGACGTCTCGACCGGCGAGTTCCGCTGCGCCGCCTTCCACACCCGCACCGCCCTGTACGACGAACTCGCGCGGCACCGGGCCCGCGAGGTGCTGCTCGCGCCGGAACTGTCGGGGAACCCGGCTCTCCTCGCCGACTTCCAGACCCGCTTTCCGGTGATGCTCTCGCCCGCCAACTTCGACGAGGAGGCGACCCGGGCGGAATTGAAGGAGACGCTCGGCGAGGTGCCCGGCTCCCTGACGAGCGCGGCCCTCGTGCGGGCGTGCGGGGCGGTACTGGCGTACGCCCGCGTAACCCAGCAGGGGCGGCTGGAGATGGTGCGGCGGGTGGTCCGTTTCGAGCCGGGGGCCCACATGCGGCTCCCCGACGCGGCGGTCCGGGCGCTGGAGGTCTTCCAGGCGCAGGCCCCCCAGGGGATGACCCTGATGGACGTGCTCAGCGAGACCCGCACGGCGGGCGGGCGGCGGCGGCTGCGGGCCTGGCTGCGGGCCCCCCTCCTCGACGAACTCAGCATCCGGGCGCGTCTTGACGCCGTGGAGGCGCTGACCCGCGCCGCCGACCTGCGGGGAGCACTCCGGGCGCTGCTCTACCGGGCGCACGACCTGGAACGGCTGGCCGCGCGCGTCTCCACCCAGCGGGCCACCCCGCGCGAGGTCGCTTCGCTCGCCCGCACCCTCGACCTGCTGCCCGAAGCATCCCGGCTGCTGGAGGCGCAAGACGGTCTCCTCGGCGCCGTCCGCGCCCGGCTCGGCGCCCTGCCCGATGTGGTGACGCTGATCCGCGCCGCGCTGGTGGACGATCCGCCCATCCGCATCGGGGACGGCGGGCTGATCCGCGACGGCTTCCACGCCGAACTCGACGGGCTGCGGAGCGAGGCGTTGGGGCACCGTGCCTGGCTCGCCGAGTTGGAGACGAGCGAGCGGGCCCGGACCGGGATCGGCAGCCTGAAGGTGGGCTTCAACAACGTCTTCGGCTACTACCTGGAGGTCAGCGGCCCGAACCTGGGCAAGGTTCCCGCCGACTACCGCCAGATCGCCACCCTCAAGGACCGCGCCCGCTTCACCCGCCCCGACCTGCGCGAGCGTGAGCGCGAGATCGCCCGGCTGGAGACTTCCGCGCAGCGGCTGGAAGTCGAGGTCTTCACCGACCTGCGCGCTGGGCTCGCCGCTCACGCGGACGCGCTGGCCGAGGCGGCGGGTGCGGTCGCCGAACTCGACGTCATCGCGGCGCTGGCCGAACTCGCGGTGGAGCGGGGGTGGGTACGGCCTCAGACGGTGACGGACGGGGCGCGGCTCGTCCAGGCCCGCCACCCGGTCGTCGAGCGGGCGACCGGGGGCCGCTTCGTGCCGAACGACGCAGAGCTGAACGACACCCGCCACACCCTCCTCCTGACCGGGCCGAACATGGCGGGCAAGAGCACGTATCTGCGCACCGTGGCGTTGTGCGCCCTGCTCCATCAGGTCGGCTCCTTCGTGCCCGCCGACCACGCCGAGCTTCCCGTCTACGACGCCATCCACACCCGCATCGGGGCCAGCGACGACCTCGCCGGGGGCCGCTCCACCTTCATGGTCGAGATGAGCGAACTCGCCGCCATCCTGCACGGGGCGACCCACCGCAGCCTCGTCATCCTCGACGAGGTGGGGCGCGGCACCTCCACCCTCGACGGCCTCGCCATTGCCCAGGCGGCCCTCGAACACCTGCACGCCACCCGCGCGCACACCCTCTTCGCCACCCACTACTTCGAGCTGACGCGGCTGGAATCGGAGCACCCCGGCCTGGTGAACCTGCACGTCGCCGCCGAGGAGGACGCGGGGGGGCTCACCTTCTACCATCAGGTCATTCCCGGCGCGGCCCGGCAGTCCTACGGGGTGGAGGTCGCGCGGCTGGCCGGTCTGCCCGCGCCCGTGACGACCCGCGCCGCCCGGCTGCTGACCGCCCTGAACGCCGGGGGCGACGACCGCAAGCTCACCCGCGAACTCGCCACCCTCGATCTCAGCCGCCTGACGCCGATGGCGGCGCTGGAAATCCTGCACACCTGGCAGCGGGAGGCGCAACGGGTCGCCGAGGGTGAAGAGAAGGAGGTCAGGAGTTTATGA